In the Tetrapisispora phaffii CBS 4417 chromosome 7, complete genome genome, one interval contains:
- the GIP3 gene encoding protein phosphatase regulator GIP3 (similar to Saccharomyces cerevisiae YOR227W and GIP3 (YPL137C); ancestral locus Anc_8.648) yields the protein MGMSNLKTQLDNDNYLNSDIDIQVDWLYKGKHKAIKSNVISPQTTLIKQQNQTTEAGNVRKQRSMSISNAVLSSENKELLPMKSSLKATSPETNVDVNIITNREKKSIVKRSNSINTAHMGKSNTKSTSTPTSKAAPLAKPKKSLFGSIFGRRNSVSAGTAATPNSFNLAKNDTITPPSSAPASTNKKISIQTSSNNSAINNISESEDNGQSAVASPRLESSSTPVSMSARRLTASSTLSSESTESSSNTTPRLRQTLIGQVMDNDPILNKVDSIGLKRVVFAVDSFQNDPPQQLPSRTPRVGNVLVPHHMVGDTPSISVGITNAAAKPDANNELSYDKHSKEYKMALDNFRLLQKESEKHQQEAHFAAQRIANEVAKYKEKSGQTASVPVLVPSGSNEQAKEGMEIEESFHQEKIHSIDKPIHSHGHFFESESAVDDGDEDDDSNKELTLDVVYTRCCHLREILPIPSTLKQVKGKTAPLQVLKFLNPKPTLIDILSFCDFIAIIPISTVIFDNVNLTPAMFKILITSLSNSSSLEKLGLRNVVFDKENWHLLCKFILTNKSLRKIDLSQTKVRSDLAEDLHRHNMDWDLFARVLIKRIDYKSLLTTNDQMPALEELLLNGVKVNNIPKETFETLLNSFAEAAIQETKLQYFRENESVIDDDLDDTSTQETHLRLGLAASDIDSSHLKSVMKWTSKYAVQGIDLSFNDLSQLVKPIVSKLSSLNYDKLEYFTLNNTNLATGHDAALILKYLAKLPNLKFLDLSNLPQIFPGVLPFMHKYLPRFPELHRIHFDYNSMHFKDIALVCSILLKCSKITHVSIMTPLSDRNTDISQASNNSSHKSELSNQSSTSEGTKSNFEALYGSLYALVKESPKLISFDINYDDIPQDISSRIALCLVRNMNRMTDSNFELDELTSQDDLLFDGTIMTETAEKLMQNLDKETNSGDSTRRYLFKKYMEKLQNVHKHVSETIDQLFEKQHSGDISFQEKENLLRLLLVEQNLTHILETFSAVPQLASITGPYFPPLKHHHSAEQAETIENSLTTSTPAAPVRPHLMATDSGRVIDVFTGKPLLVRQRSGAIENRRKQEEEEGELHKWGFFVQQQQSLYPDSEFPDDSKTSLPGSAKSPSPSLPAPSLNPKSTRDEITKKEEQSGSFTEARTETCTTNPYHFSTDRVFAKIPSGEEVRGAVIKARGIDSIKDLIDSVTQKTVDLGSIYGTTFSSTGMESECQESQDMVAAANTNTTSANTPISGNVTPQSPVSNQMASPVTSPIRPNEETSPPNINCKEVKKKYDEVLNNLSTVRLNKN from the coding sequence ATGGGAATGAGCAATTTGAAAACACAGCTGgataatgataattatCTGAACTCAGACATCGATATCCAGGTCGACTGGCTTTATAAAGGTAAGCACAAGGCAATCAAATCCAATGTCATTTCTCCGCAGACAACCCTCATTAAACAACAGAATCAAACAACAGAAGCAGGGAACGTCAGGAAACAACGGTCTATGTCGATATCAAACGCTGTCTTATCGTCAGAGAATAAAGAACTGCTGCCAATGAAAAGCTCCTTGAAGGCAACGTCTCCAGAAACAAATGTAgatgtaaatataattaccAACCGTGAGAAAAAATCAATCGTCAAAAGATCGAATTCTATTAATACGGCTCATATGGGGAAGTCAAATACAAAGTCGACATCCACTCCTACATCAAAGGCTGCACCGTTAGCGAAACCGAAAAAATCGTTGTTTGGCTCTATTTTTGGTAGAAGAAACTCGGTGAGTGCAGGAACTGCAGCTACGCCAAATTCATTCAATTTAGCGAAAAACGATACGATAACTCCACCTTCTTCAGCACCTGCATCaactaataaaaaaataagcATACAAACCTCATCTAATAACTCGGCAATAAATAACATATCAGAATCGGAGGATAATGGCCAAAGTGCCGTGGCTTCCCCAAGATTGGAGAGCTCTTCGACCCCAGTAAGCATGTCAGCACGTAGATTGACTGCAAGCAGTACATTGAGTAGTGAAAGCACGGAAAGTTCAAGTAATACAACTCCAAGACTGCGCCAAACCTTGATTGGACAAGTTATGGATAATGATCCtatattgaataaagtGGACTCCATCGGGTTGAAGAGGGTGGTTTTTGCAGTAGACTCATTCCAAAACGATCCACCCCAACAATTACCTTCAAGAACGCCAAGGGTCGGTAACGTCTTGGTGCCACATCATATGGTCGGGGATACTCCTTCCATTTCAGTGGGTATCACAAATGCCGCAGCTAAACCAGATGCAAATAATGAACTTTCTTATGATAAGCATTCGAAGGAATATAAAATGGCATTAGATAATTTTAGACTGTTACAAAAGGAATCAGAAAAGCACCAACAAGAAGCTCATTTTGCTGCTCAGAGAATTGCAAATGAGGTGGccaaatataaagaaaagagTGGCCAAACTGCATCGGTACCCGTTCTAGTGCCATCAGGATCGAATGAACAAGCCAAAGAGGGAATGGAGATCGAAGAATCATTTCATCAAGAAAAGATCCATTCAATTGACAAGCCAATTCACTCGCACGGGCATTTCTTTGAAAGTGAAAGTGCTGTTGACGATggtgatgaagatgatgactCTAATAAAGAATTGACTTTAGATGTGGTTTATACAAGATGTTGTCATTTGAGAGAAATTTTACCAATTCCATCAACCTTGAAACAAGTAAAAGGCAAAACTGCTCCTTTAcaagttttaaaatttttaaatccAAAACCAACTCTGATCGATATCTTATCATTTTGTGATTTTATTGCCATTATCCCAATTAGTACagttatatttgataatgttAACTTAACCCCAGCTATGTTTAAAATCTTAATTAcatcattatcaaattcatctAGTTTAGAAAAATTAGGTCTAAGAAACGTGGTGtttgataaagaaaattgGCACTTACTCTGTAAATTTATATTGACAAATAAATCACTAAGAAAAATCGATTTATCACAAACTAAAGTGAGATCTGATTTAGCCGAAGACTTGCATCGTCATAATATGGATTGGGACTTATTTGCTCGCGTGTTGATAAAAAGAATAGATTACAAGAGCTTACTCACAACCAATGACCAAATGCCTGCtttagaagaattattattaaatggTGTCAAAGTTAACAACATTCCAAAAGAAACTTTCGAGACTCTGTTGAACTCCTTTGCAGAAGCAGCTATTCAAGAAACAAAACTGCAGTATTTTAGAGAGAATGAATCAGTCATTGATGATGACTTGGATGATACGAGTACTCAAGAAACTCACCTAAGATTAGGTTTAGCAGCTTCCGATATAGATTCTTCTCATTTAAAGAGTGTAATGAAATGGACTTCGAAGTATGCTGTTCAAGGCATAGATTTATCATTCAATGACTTATCTCAATTAGTTAAACCAATAGTTTCCAAACTTTCATCATTGAATTACGATAAGCTTGAATACTTCACGTTGAATAATACTAACTTAGCGACAGGTCATGATGCCgcattaattttgaaatactTAGCTAAATTACCTAATCTAAAATTCTTAGATTTAAGTAACTTGCCACAAATTTTCCCAGGAGTTTTACCATTTATGcataaatatttaccaaGGTTCCCTGAACTTCATAGAATTcattttgattataatagtatgcattttaaagatattgcATTGGTATgttcaatattattgaaatgtTCAAAAATTACACATGTTTCGATCATGACACCATTATCGGACAGAAATACGGATATTTCCCAAGCTAGCAATAATAGTAGTCATAAATCAGAATTGTCGAATCAAAGTTCAACTTCTGAAGGTACAAAATCGAATTTTGAGGCATTATATGGTTCATTATATGCATTAGTAAAGGAGTCTCCAAAGTTAATTAGTTTTGATATTAACTATGACGATATACCACAAGATATCAGTTCGAGAATTGCACTATGTCTGGTTAGAAATATGAATAGAATGACTGATTCGAACTTTGAATTAGATGAGTTGACTTCCCAAGATGATTTATTGTTTGATGGTACCATAATGACTGAAACtgctgaaaaattaatgcAAAACTTGGataaagaaacaaattCTGGTGATTCTACAAGAAGATACTTGTTTAAGAAATATATGgagaaattacaaaatgtACACAAGCATGTATCCGAGACGATTGATCAATTATTCGAAAAACAACATTCAGGAGATATCTCATTTCAAGAGAAggaaaatttattaagatTACTATTAGTTGAACAAAATTTGACCCATATTTTGGAAACATTCTCGGCTGTTCCTCAACTAGCATCAATCACGGGACCATATTTTCCACCTTTGAAGCATCATCATTCTGCAGAACAAGCAGAAACGATAGAGAACTCATTGACTACAAGCACCCCTGCAGCTCCTGTCAGACCACATTTAATGGCTACAGATTCTGGCAGAGTAATAGATGTTTTTACTGGAAAACCATTACTCGTGAGACAAAGATCAGGTGCTATTGAAAATCGTAGAAAGcaagaagaggaagaaggTGAACTACATAAATGGGGTTTCTTTGTTCAACAACAGCAATCACTTTATCCTGACAGTGAATTTCCAGATGATTCTAAAACTTCCTTGCCCGGAAGTGCAAAATCACCATCACCAAGTCTCCCTGCTCCATCATTGAATCCTAAAAGCACAAGAGATGAGATAACGAAAAAGGAAGAACAATCTGGGTCATTCACAGAAGCTCGAACTGAGACGTGCACGACCAATCCATATCATTTCTCAACTGATAGAGTATTTGCCAAGATTCCATCAGGTGAGGAAGTCAGAGGAGCAGTTATCAAGGCTAGAGGTATTGATTCCataaaagatttaattgaCAGCGTGACACAAAAGACGGTTGATTTAGGTAGTATTTACGGTACAACTTTCAGTTCCACAGGTATGGAATCGGAGTGTCAAGAGTCACAAGATATGGTTGCAGCAGCAAATACAAACACTACCTCGGCAAACACTCCAATAAGCGGTAATGTTACACCACAAAGCCCGGTTTCAAATCAAATGGCATCTCCAGTAACAAGTCCAATAAGACCAAACGAGGAAACCTCACCTCCAAATATCAATTGTAAGGAagtaaagaagaaatacGATGAAgtattgaataatttatctaCCGTACGcttaaacaaaaattaa
- the TPHA0G01760 gene encoding iron-sulfur cluster assembly scaffold protein (similar to Saccharomyces cerevisiae ISU2 (YOR226C) and ISU1 (YPL135W); ancestral locus Anc_8.647) — MLNAIRFTGTKTLTNSTLFASSTLLKRAYHPKVIDHYTNPRNVGSLDKKMSNVGTGLVGAPACGDVMRLQIKVNDKTGIIEDVKFKTFGCGSAIASSSLMTEMVNGISINDALQIKNTQIAQELQLPPVKLHCSMLAEDAIKAAVKDYKSKRGGLKKNLLSKKQSAL; from the coding sequence ATGTTAAACGCTATCAGATTCACAGGTACTAAGACTTTGACGAACAGCACCCTATTTGCTTCTTCTACTCTGTTGAAGAGGGCTTATCACCCAAAAGTTATTGATCACTACACTAATCCTAGAAATGTAGGTTCtttagataaaaaaatgTCTAATGTGGGGACAGGTTTGGTAGGGGCCCCTGCTTGTGGAGATGTCATGAGACTGCAGATTAAAGTAAACGATAAAACAGGAATAATAGAAGACGTTAAATTTAAGACGTTTGGCTGTGGTTCTGCAATTGCCTCTTCTTCTCTGATGACTGAAATGGTTAACGGGATCTCTATAAATGATGCTCTACAGATTAAGAACACACAGATCGCCCAGGAACTACAACTGCCCCCAGTCAAGTTACATTGCTCTATGTTAGCCGAAGATGCTATTAAAGCTGCAGTAAAAGATTATAAATCAAAGAGAGGCGGTTTAAAGAAAAACTTATTATCAAAGAAACAAAGTGCTCtttga
- the TPHA0G01770 gene encoding uncharacterized protein (similar to Saccharomyces cerevisiae ODC2 (YOR222W) and ODC1 (YPL134C); ancestral locus Anc_8.644) — MSTQEKKQLPFVYTFIAGAVAGVSEILVMYPLDVVKTRMQLQVSKTAPSALKTATVQYNGVIDCIAKIVKNEGASRLYKGITSPILMEAPKRATKFAGNDFFKAFYLREFQQERLTQKISVLSGASAGLLESFVVVPFELIKIRVQDVNSTYKSPIDCLSKIIKNEGIFAMYNGLEATMWRHGVWNAGYFGIIFQVRSLLPKANNKNQSIRNDLIAGSIGGTVGSMCNTPFDVVKSRIQNFKKVIGEDGKIIPRKYNWSLPSIVTIYREEGFKALYKGFVPKVLRLGPGGGILLVVFTGVMDFFHTRM, encoded by the coding sequence ATGTCTACCCAAgagaaaaaacaattacCTTTTGTGTATACCTTCATTGCAGGTGCCGTTGCTGGTGTCTCTGAGATTCTAGTGATGTACCCATTAGATGTTGTGAAGACTAGAATGCAATTACAGGTGAGTAAAACCGCCCCTAGTGCATTGAAAACTGCTACAGTACAGTACAATGGTGTTATCGATTGCATAGCTAAAATTGTCAAAAATGAAGGTGCTTCGAGATTGTATAAAGGGATTACGTCTCCTATTTTAATGGAAGCCCCAAAGAGAGCCACTAAGTTTGCAGGTAACGATTTTTTTAAAGCATTCTACTTAAGAGAATTTCAACAAGAGAGATTAACACAGAAAATTTCGGTTCTAAGTGGTGCATCTGCTGGTCTATTAGAATCGTTCGTCGTTGTTCCCTTTGAATTGATTAAAATTAGAGTTCAAGATGTCAACTCGACTTACAAATCTCCAATTGATTGTTTATCTAAAATCATTAAGAATGAAGGTATATTTGCTATGTATAACGGGTTAGAGGCCACTATGTGGAGACATGGTGTTTGGAATGCCGGTTATTTTGGTATTATTTTCCAAGTTAGAAGTTTATTGCCAAAGGCAAACAATAAAAACCAATCTATCAGAAATGATCTAATTGCTGGTTCGATCGGTGGTACAGTTGGTTCAATGTGCAACACACCATTTGATGTTGTTAAATCAAGAAtacaaaatttcaaaaaagttATAGGTGAAGACGGTAAAATTATTccaagaaaatataattggTCATTACCTTCGATTGTGACAATCTACAGAGAGGAAGGCTTCAAAGCTTTATATAAGGGATTTGTGCCAAAAGTATTAAGATTAGGACCAGGTGGTGGTATTTTATTAGTTGTATTTACTGGCGTAATGGATTTTTTCCACACACGTATGTGA
- the MCT1 gene encoding [acyl-carrier-protein] S-malonyltransferase (similar to Saccharomyces cerevisiae MCT1 (YOR221C); ancestral locus Anc_8.643) yields MRLITFPGQGTPIAISVLKNVIKYKSKEFQQILDKNDHSKYLLEYIFNNPTNPGSIAVCSNLYYQLYEKDRENNKLPSLITEDRNKDVLLLGHSLGELTCLSLNNLFSLKDLFDIANYRNKLMIEKTENYLIAHKLNYSTKFEMWALSSASAVNLPSEVLQLLSRKHSINSPYKSVAIANTNSVKQCVVTGLIEDLESLRADLHLNIPRLRITELTNPDNLAFHNKNVLRPIQEPLYDFIWSILKHNNTHTRTQLDYPILSNYDARISIYIHHAIERFVKSSSNTVQFTKCYDTINSLINETNLHKDDDTAQLKENTLLPDHLAICMGPGNVIYNLIKRNCEQIVPYQYNSTETISALNIVQAKVAEEQPKNK; encoded by the coding sequence ATGAGATTAATTACATTTCCAGGACAAGGTACCCCTATTGCCATATctgttttgaaaaatgtaatcaaatataaatctaAAGAGTTCCAACAAATTTTAGATAAAAACGatcattcaaaatatttattagaatatatctttaataATCCGACGAATCCAGGTAGTATAGCTGTTTGTTCCAATTTGtattatcaattgtatGAAAAGGATAGagaaaataacaaattaCCGAGTTTAATTACAGAAGATAGAAATAAAGATGTGCTATTATTAGGTCATTCTTTAGGTGAATTGACTTGTTTGagtttaaataatttattttcattgaaggatttatttgatattgcaaattatagaaataaattaatgatagaaaaaactgaaaattatttgatcGCTCATAAATTGAATTACTCAACCAAATTTGAAATGTGGGCATTATCATCTGCTAGTGCAGTCAACTTACCTTCTGAAGTTTtacaattattatcaagAAAACATTCTATAAATTCACCATATAAATCAGTGGCAATCGCTAATACAAACTCGGTGAAGCAATGTGTCGTGACTGGTTTGATTGAAGATTTGGAATCACTAAGAGCAGATTTACATTTGAATATTCCTAGATTGAGAATTACTGAATTAACTAATCCTGACAATTTAGCATTCCATAACAAAAATGTTCTAAGACCAATTCAAGAACCATTATATGATTTCATATGGTCCattttaaaacataatAATACTCATACACGTACACAATTGGATTATCCCATATTATCGAATTACGATGCCAGAATTTCGATATATATCCATCATGCTATTGAAAGGTTTGTTAAATCTAGTTCGAATACCGTTCAATTTACTAAGTGTTATGATACAATAAACTCATTAATAAATGAGACTAATCTGCataaagatgatgatacTGCACAACTAAAAGAAAATACGTTGTTACCTGACCATTTAGCAATCTGTATGGGTCCAGGTAATGttatttacaatttaataaaaagaaactGTGAACAAATTGTGCCATATCAGTATAATTCTACTGAAACAATATCGGCATTAAATATCGTCCAAGCTAAAGTTGCAGAGGAGCAACCTAAGAACAAATAG
- the TPHA0G01790 gene encoding uncharacterized protein (similar to Saccharomyces cerevisiae YOR220W; ancestral locus Anc_8.640) has product MQKNKIIITDILKISNKFNQSFSDEIYNKLFIEQFPGYMSSMWSYKDIPCFNRILIIVQDGYCFDNMLQFLEMYLKEYNMKNNSDVKVSACVDLTKADKLTLGLNLSISIPKEPTLRFCDDTSPTLLKFSEHQPYHIYSEPLPTEKLRPNSDLSTAGNSKFSNLTVNTQQIENSKSDYVLHDSKDDSTSPTIILHEI; this is encoded by the coding sequence atgcaaaaaaataagataaTAATTACTGACattctaaaaatttcaaataagttTAATCAATCTTTCTCtgatgaaatatataataaactgTTTATTGAGCAATTTCCAGGTTATATGTCGTCAATGTGGTCATATAAAGATATTCCGTGTTTCAATAGAATACTTATAATTGTACAAGATGGATATTGTTTTGACAATATGCTTCAATTTTTAGAAAtgtatttaaaagaatacaatatgaaaaataattcagaCGTAAAGGTCTCTGCCTGTGTAGACCTCACAAAAGCTGATAAATTAACTTTAGGTTTGAATCTCTCTATTTCAATACCTAAGGAACCGACATTACGTTTCTGTGATGACACTTCTCCTACATTACTAAAATTTTCAGAACATCAACCTTACCATATTTATTCTGAACCACTACCTACGGAAAAATTAAGACCGAACAGTGATTTATCAACTGCTGgcaattcaaaattttcgAATTTAACAGTAAATACACAACAGATAGAGAATAGTAAGTCAGATTATGTATTGCACGACAGCAAAGATGACTCTACAAGTCCAACCATAATATTACATGAAATATAA
- the RPL5 gene encoding 60S ribosomal protein uL18 (similar to Saccharomyces cerevisiae RPL5 (YPL131W); ancestral locus Anc_8.639), which yields MAFELSKTSAYHSRFQTPFRRRREGKTDYYQRKRLVAQHKAKYNTPKYRLVVRFTNKDIICQIISSTITGDVVLTAAYSHELPRYGITHGLTNWSAAYATGLLIARRTLQKLGLDETYKGVEEPEGEYELTEAVEDGPRPFKVFLDIGLQRTTTGARIFGCLKGASDGGLYIPHSENRFPGWDFEAEEVDADLLRSYIFGGHVSQYMEELADDDEERFSELFKGYLADDIDADAIEDIYTEAHAAIRADPAFKPTEKKFTKEQYAAESKKFRQTKLTKEERKARVAAKIAALAGQQ from the coding sequence atggcTTTCGAATTATCTAAGACCTCTGCTTACCACTCTCGTTTCCAAACTCCTttcagaagaagaagagaagGTAAGACCGACTACTACCAAAGAAAGAGATTAGTCGCTCAACACAAGGCTAAATACAACACTCCAAAGTACAGATTAGTCGTTAGATTCACTAACAAGGATATCATTTGTCAAATCATCTCCTCTACCATCACTGGTGACGTTGTTTTAACTGCTGCTTACTCTCATGAATTACCAAGATACGGTATCACCCATGGTTTAACCAACTGGTCCGCTGCTTACGCCACCGGTTTATTAATCGCCAGAAGAACTTTACAAAAGTTAGGTTTAGACGAGACTTACAAGGGTGTCGAAGAACCAGAAGGTGAATACGAATTAACCGAGGCTGTTGAAGACGGTCCAAGACCATTCAAGGTTTTCTTAGACATTGGTTTACAAAGAACTACCACTGGTGCTAGAATCTTTGGTTGTTTGAAGGGTGCCTCTGACGGTGGTTTATACATTCCTCACTCTGAAAACAGATTCCCAGGTTGGGACTTCGAAGCCGAAGAAGTTGATGCCGATTTATTAAGATCTTACATCTTTGGTGGTCACGTTTCTCAATACATGGAAGAATTAgctgatgatgatgaagaaagaTTCTCTGAATTATTCAAGGGTTACTTAGCTGATGACATCGATGCCGATGCTATTGAAGACATCTACACTGAAGCTCACGCTGCTATCAGAGCTGACCCAGCCTTCAAGCCAACCGAAAAGAAATTCACCAAGGAACAATACGCTGCTGAATCCAAGAAGTTCAGACAAACTAAATTGACCAAGGAAGAAAGAAAGGCTCGTGTTGCTGCCAAGATTGCTGCTTTAGCTGGTCAACAatag